The following nucleotide sequence is from Peribacillus sp. ACCC06369.
ATCTGGCCTGTCGTTTTAACATTCGGGACTAGTTCGATCATTCGGTTCAATGTTTTGATGTAGGTAGATTTCCCACATCCTGATGGCCCGATAATGGCTGTCACTTCATTTTGATACATATCTAGGTTAATATTTTTTAAAGCATGGTTTTCGCCGTACCATAAATTGAGATCTGACGTTTCATACACCGTTTCCTTTAAGAAAACAGAATCTGCATTTTCTATTCCAACTGTTGGAGCCTTTTTGGGTCCCTCTAATGTCATATTCATTCTTTCCTTCCTCCAATCAGTATCTTTTCTGGAATTTGTTACGGATTATGACAGCTATCGAATTCATTAAAATTAACAGAGCAAGTAAAACGATAATACCCGCAGCCGCAACCTGCTGAAATTCCTCCTGTGGCCGGGATGTCCAGTTATAGATTTGCATCGGTAGCACCGTAAATGTATCCATGACCGATTGCGGTAAAAATGCGATGAACAACGGGATACCAACTACCACTAATGGTGCCGTTTCTCCAATCGCCCGGGATAAAGCGAGTATTCCACCTGTCAAAATACCAGGTATCGCAGCTGGAAGAACCACTTTCAAAATCGTCTGCCATTTTGTTGCACCCATTCCATAAGAAGCTTCCCTTATATCACGCGGTACAGAACGTATGGCTTCCTGAGCTGCAACAATGATGACTGGCAAGACGAGTAGACTCATCGTCAAACCTGCTGCCAACACGGAGCGATCCAAGGCTAGAGCCCTAACGAAAACCGTCAAACCGAGTAATCCAAATACAATTGACGGAACACCTGCCAGATTGGAAATATTCAACTTTATAAAAGTGGTGATCCAATTCTTTCTTGCATATTCCTCTAAATAGATCGCCGTTCCCACACCGAGAAAAAGGGAAATTGGAGTAACGACGGCCATTAACCATATAGAACCGATAAGAGCTGCCTTTACACCAGCCTCTTCCGGTCTTCTTGAAGCGAAATTCTGGAAGAAATCCAAATTCAAATGACCAATTCCTTGAGTCAATATCCGATAAAATAAGATGGCCAATACCAGAAGGCCAAATAAGGTTGCTAAGAAGAATAATCCTTTACATATCGAGTTAACCGCCAGCCGAGTGGGCATTTTCTTTACAACATGATCTTTGTTTATCAGTTTCATGTTTTAATATTCCTCCCTGAACTTGCGGGAGATGAACTGCGCCAATAAATTCATAATAAGCGTAAAGACGAACAGTGTCATTCCAACCGCATATATGCTGTAGTAAATCGTTGTCCCATACCCTGCGTCTCCAGTACTCACCTGTACGATATAGGCAGTCATCGTTTGAATAGAACTTGTGACGTCCATACTCATACTTGGAGTCGATCCACCTGCGACACTTACGATCATGGTCTCTCCAATCGCTCTGGATAAAGCCAGGACAATTGAAGCAACGATTCCGGACATGGCCGCTGGCAATACCACTTTAATCGTCGTTTCCAGTTTCGTAGCACCTAGAGCATACGCACCTTCACGAATCGATTTCGGTACTGAGACAAGTGCATCTTCCGATAAAGAGGCAATCATTGGCATGATCATGATTCCTACCACAATCCCAGGACTTAAGGCATTGAACATGTCAAGGGAAGGAAAAATATCCCGCAATACTGGCGTTACAAAGGTTAAGGCAAAGAAGCCGTAAACGATAGTAGGGATTCCAGCTAAAACTTCTAAAATCGGCTTAATGATTCTCCGTGTTTTCTCCGATGCATATTCACTCAAGAAAATGGCTGTTGCAAGACCTACCGGAACTGCAACTAACGCCGCTATTACCGTTACCTTCAACGTTCCAACAACAAGTGGCATAACCCCATAGGAAGGCGTGGATGCAAAGGGTAACCATTTTTGTCCTGTTAAAAACTCCACGATGGACACTTTGTCAAAAAATATAAAAGTTTCAAAAATCAACGTAAGGATTATTCCAATGGTTATAAATACAGAAATCACAGCTGTAAGGAATAACAGCTTAGGAATGATTTTCTCTATATTCCATCTTTTTTTGCTTTTCTTTTCTAATATCAATCGCTGTACAGAATAGGTATCTGTTTGTTTCGGTTCCAACATGTATCCTCCATTTCAGACACGCAATATTAAGGGGCTACCCAATCCCCCTATTTATACTAAGAGATTG
It contains:
- the pstC gene encoding phosphate ABC transporter permease subunit PstC; this encodes MLEPKQTDTYSVQRLILEKKSKKRWNIEKIIPKLLFLTAVISVFITIGIILTLIFETFIFFDKVSIVEFLTGQKWLPFASTPSYGVMPLVVGTLKVTVIAALVAVPVGLATAIFLSEYASEKTRRIIKPILEVLAGIPTIVYGFFALTFVTPVLRDIFPSLDMFNALSPGIVVGIMIMPMIASLSEDALVSVPKSIREGAYALGATKLETTIKVVLPAAMSGIVASIVLALSRAIGETMIVSVAGGSTPSMSMDVTSSIQTMTAYIVQVSTGDAGYGTTIYYSIYAVGMTLFVFTLIMNLLAQFISRKFREEY
- the pstA gene encoding phosphate ABC transporter permease PstA, which translates into the protein MKLINKDHVVKKMPTRLAVNSICKGLFFLATLFGLLVLAILFYRILTQGIGHLNLDFFQNFASRRPEEAGVKAALIGSIWLMAVVTPISLFLGVGTAIYLEEYARKNWITTFIKLNISNLAGVPSIVFGLLGLTVFVRALALDRSVLAAGLTMSLLVLPVIIVAAQEAIRSVPRDIREASYGMGATKWQTILKVVLPAAIPGILTGGILALSRAIGETAPLVVVGIPLFIAFLPQSVMDTFTVLPMQIYNWTSRPQEEFQQVAAAGIIVLLALLILMNSIAVIIRNKFQKRY